The Vibrio fortis DNA segment AATGTAAGGACTTGATTGAATGACTTACGGATTTGAGGGGGAATGATGAAGCGCATTTGGGCTTTCGTTTTTAGTCTGAGTTTGGTGGGGTGTACGTCTTCGGAGCTAGCGCAGGTTGATGCACCAGAGGCGACAATCGAACCATCTCAACCGATTGGCTACCTTGGCTTCAAGGATCATCAAGACTGGGCTATCAAATTCAATGATTGTACGGTTTATGATCTAACCGGAGCTCAACCGTATCAATGGTTCGATCGCACTTCTGAGTCTGTAAGTTGTTATACCTTTAAGCCAAACGATGCTATTACACCTTTGCCTGTTTATTCTAATGCAAGTTTCGAAAGCGATCAGCTTACTTCGATTGACCGCTTTCAAGAGTTACAGGTGTCGGATTCTGGCTGGGGCCGTTTTCCTATCGTCTATGAGACAAACGGCACCAATTGGTTCAGAGTCAAAGAAGGCTGGATTCACCTCACCCTAGCTGATCAAACGCTCGTACAGTTCTATCCTGGAATTCAAGATCAATCTGGCAAGTCACAACACGACCAATATTTTCTCCAACATTAAACCCAGCCCAAACTTGCAGACAAAATGCCCCTCGCTCAGTGCGTATGAGGCATTTTTGTTTGTCTAAATGATCGATAAAGCATCATTGGGTTTCACTTAGATCACCAAAAGATCAAAAAATATATTGTTGAAACCGGTTTCAGGGTGTATCTTCTTGCTATCTTGAAATCGGTTTCAGAGTTGCAGTTGGCTCTCTAATCCTGATCTTTTTCACGAATAACTTGTAGCGAGTAGTGGTATGAATAACGAATTTCCAAACGATTTTTTATGGGGCGGTGCGGTTGCAGCGCATCAGCTAGAAGGCGGCTGGGATGCAAATGGTAAGGGTGTTAGCGTTGTTGATGTATTAACGGCAGGCGCACATGGTGTACAACGTCGAATCACTGATGGCGTAATTGACGGTGAAAACTACCCAAACCAAGTGGCTGTGGACTTCTACCATCGCTACAAAGAGGACATTAAGTTATTCGCCGAGATGGGCTTTAAGTGCTTTAGAACCAGCATTGCGTGGACGCGTATTTTTCCAAATGGCGATGAAGCCGAGCCGTGCGAAGCGGGATTAGCGTTTTACGATGATCTGTTTGATGAGCTTCTGAAATACGACATTCAGCCAGTTGTGACCTTGAGCCACTTTGAAATGCCTTACCATCTAGCCAAAGAATATGGCGGCTGGATGAACCGCAAAGTGATCGATTTCTTTGTTAAGTACTCGACCACAGTGATGGAGCGTTACCAGCATAAAGTGAAATACTGGATGACGTTTAACGAGATCAACAACCAGATGAACACCTCGGCGGATATCTTCGGTTGGCTGTGTTCTGGCGTGAAGCTTCCACAATGCGAAAAGCCTCAAGAAGCCATGTATCAAGCGGTTCACCACCAGTTTGTTGCGAGTGCGCTGGTGGTTAAGAAGGGTCATGAGATCAACCCAGATCTTCAGATCGGTGCAATGTGTGCGATGGTGCCTTTCTACCCTCGCTCTTCAAAACCTGAAGACATCATGGTGGCACAACAAGCGATGCGCGACCGTTATTTCTTCTCGGATGTAATGGTTCGCGGCCATTATCCAAGCTACGCAAAACGTGATTGGGCAATCAAAGGCTTTAATATCAAAATGCAGCCTGAAGATGAACAGATCTTGAAAGAAGGTAAAGTGGATTACCTCGGCTTTAGCTACTACATGTCGAACACTTTGGATTCGTCTTCTCATCAATCGACAGAAGAAGCGATGGACGGTGGTCATGAAAACTCAGTGGAGAACCCGTTTATCAAGTCGAGCGATTGGGGTTGGCCGATTGATCCAACAGGTCTGCGCTACTGCTTAGCATCTCTTTATGAGCGTTATGAAGTGCCGCTGTTTATTGTTGAAAATGGCTTCGGTGCGGTGGACACCATCGAGGATGACGGCAGCATCAACGACGATTACCGCATCGCTTACCTTGGCGATCACATCAAAGAGATGAAAAAGGCGGTTGCGATTGATGGTGTTGACTTGATGGGCTACACCCCTTGGGGCTGTATCGATTTGGTGTCATTCACTACAGGTGAGATGAAAAAGCGTTACGGCTTCATTTATGTCGATAAACACAATGACCAATCAGGCACACTTGAGCGCAAGCGTAAGAAGTCTTTCGAGTGGTACAAGGGCGTGATTGCATCTAATGGTGCCTCTATTTAGAATGCCTGCAATTAAACGGTAGGGATCTGTCGTTTCACTAAGCAATACAATGAGTCGGCTTAGGTCGGCTCATTTTCAATAGAAGGGTAAGTTGATGGTAACCATGCTTGACGTTGCAAACCGCGCCGGTGTTTCAAAGTCGACGGTGTCGCGTGTGTTGAACGGCAAAAATATCGTAAGACCCGACGTTGTTAAAAAGGTCTTTGATGCGATACAGGAGACGGGTTACCGACCAAACTTATTAGCTCAGCAATTGGCGACCAAGAAGACCAACTTCATCGGCTTTGTCATCACGAATGAGTTGTTCAACGGCCCTTACTTCTCTTCTTTGATGTATCACGCCGCTTCTTACAGCGAAAAGTCGAATCATCAGTTGGTGATCACCGATGGTAAACACAGCGCAGAAGATGAGCGTAAAGCGATCAATTTTCTTCTCGATATGAAATGCGCGGGCATCATCATCTATCCTCAATGCTTAACGGAAAGCGAGATCGCTCAGATCATCGAAAGCACGGATACACCGATTTTGGTGCTTAACCGAGAAATGCCTTCGAAGCCTGAGCACGCGATTACCACCGATCACTACCACAGTGCTTGTGTGATGATGGAGCATGTTATTGAACAAGGTCATCAGCAAATCGCTGTGATCCGAGGTAAGGCGGGTTCATCGACCGATGAGCAGCGTTATCAAGCTTACTCAGATGTACTCACTAAGCATGGTATTGAGTTGGATGAGTCGAAAGTTGTTCAAGGTGATTGGACGATGGAGAGTGGTTACCGTGCCGCGCAGGCTTTAGTGGAAAGCAAAGTAAACTTCACGGCTATCTTGTCTGAAAACGACGATATGGCGATTGGTGCGATGAAAGCGCTAACGGAGCTGGGATATTCATTACCTCAAGATATCTCTATTGTCGGCTTTGATAACAGCAAAGTGGGTGAGTTCCTCACGCCAAGCTTAACGTCCGTCAGTGTTCCACTAGAACAGATGACTCAAAAAGCCATCCTCAAGATCGTGGGAGAGTCAGAACAAGCCGATGCTATCAACACCACAGGCAGCCTTGTGATTCGAGACTCGGTGTTCAGTCGGTAAGCTTCTCGAGCTTAAAGGAGTGCCTAGAAGGTTCGCAATACGAAACGCTTCTAGGCTGGGGATGTTCGATTATGTGTAGAAAAGTGGGCAAAAGTTCTTAAGCTAATCACTGATCTTTGCAATAACTTTCCCTACGGTGCGTTGGTTTCGTATATCCAGTAGAGCGTTACCAATTTCATCGAGTGTGATCACTTTGAGATTGGGAACGACAACGTCACCTGATTCAACCAAAGCATTAACGGCGTTGCCTGCATCGACTAAGGTTTTCATGCCTTTAGTACCATTTACATGGCCGGAGCCTAGGCTAAGCTGGTGGAAGCTGAGACCTTTAAGGAAAGCATTGTCATAGCGCTCTGGTGTAGCGACTTGAACCAACTCAACCATTTCACCTTCAAATGCCAACACATCGGCAGCGAGCTTATCGTTATCACCTCCGACACAATCCAAGGCA contains these protein-coding regions:
- a CDS encoding 6-phospho-beta-glucosidase codes for the protein MNNEFPNDFLWGGAVAAHQLEGGWDANGKGVSVVDVLTAGAHGVQRRITDGVIDGENYPNQVAVDFYHRYKEDIKLFAEMGFKCFRTSIAWTRIFPNGDEAEPCEAGLAFYDDLFDELLKYDIQPVVTLSHFEMPYHLAKEYGGWMNRKVIDFFVKYSTTVMERYQHKVKYWMTFNEINNQMNTSADIFGWLCSGVKLPQCEKPQEAMYQAVHHQFVASALVVKKGHEINPDLQIGAMCAMVPFYPRSSKPEDIMVAQQAMRDRYFFSDVMVRGHYPSYAKRDWAIKGFNIKMQPEDEQILKEGKVDYLGFSYYMSNTLDSSSHQSTEEAMDGGHENSVENPFIKSSDWGWPIDPTGLRYCLASLYERYEVPLFIVENGFGAVDTIEDDGSINDDYRIAYLGDHIKEMKKAVAIDGVDLMGYTPWGCIDLVSFTTGEMKKRYGFIYVDKHNDQSGTLERKRKKSFEWYKGVIASNGASI
- a CDS encoding LacI family DNA-binding transcriptional regulator translates to MVTMLDVANRAGVSKSTVSRVLNGKNIVRPDVVKKVFDAIQETGYRPNLLAQQLATKKTNFIGFVITNELFNGPYFSSLMYHAASYSEKSNHQLVITDGKHSAEDERKAINFLLDMKCAGIIIYPQCLTESEIAQIIESTDTPILVLNREMPSKPEHAITTDHYHSACVMMEHVIEQGHQQIAVIRGKAGSSTDEQRYQAYSDVLTKHGIELDESKVVQGDWTMESGYRAAQALVESKVNFTAILSENDDMAIGAMKALTELGYSLPQDISIVGFDNSKVGEFLTPSLTSVSVPLEQMTQKAILKIVGESEQADAINTTGSLVIRDSVFSR